Genomic segment of Coprothermobacter sp.:
AACAACGTCCTGATCACACAGGCAGGTACCGGCACCGACCAGATTGGACGCTTCGACGTCACCGTGGACGACGACACCAACAGCATCGTCGACTGGACATGGAAGCTGGTCCCGATCGACAGCGCCCACTGTCAGCCCGACGAGCAGCTCACTGCGTTCATCGACGGGTTCAAGGACGTCGTCGACAAGAAGTACGGCAGTATCATCTCCAAGTTTCCACGCACGCTCACGCACCCGGAACGCACACGCGAAACGGAACTCGGGAACCTGTTCGCCGATGCGATCCAGCAGAAGACGAGCGTCGACGTCGCGTTCGTCGGCAGCGGCAGCATCCGCAAGACGGAACTGGGTCCCGTCGTCACGCTTGGCGACTACCTCGCATTGTTTCCCTACGACGACTCCGTCACCCGGTTCACCGTGACCGGCGCACAACTCCGGCATGCGTTCGCAGGGTTCATGCGCCCGGAGAACCGCAATGGGGAGGGCGAGTACTACCAGGTGAACAGAGGCGTGAAGGCGATCTATGACTTGGTGAAGCATGAGCTGGTATCACTTACCCTGAACGGCATTCCGGTCGACGATTCGTCACGGTACTCCATCTGCCTGCAGGGATATCACTACAAGAACTCGACCGTCGGGCTGCAGCTGACCGGAGCAGAGCTGGCACAGCTGGAGCAGCCCCACCTGCTTGCAACGTCTGGCCGAGACGTCGTCGAGGAATACCTCCGCAACCACCAGAACCTCCAAGCAGAGGTCGAGGGCCGTCTGCAGTATCTCTAGACCTAGCTTCCTGCCGGACCGGCTGGGTCTCCCACCGCGGGCGGGGCATTGCACGTCTTGACCGAAGAGGTGTTATGCCTAGTCTTATGGGTGGAGCGTTGACATGTGCCCCAAGGTGTACCACATCCAATTATGGAGGTAAACGTGAAGAGATTTGTCTCACTTCTCGTCGTCCTGGCAATGATTGCGGGGCTCACTGCTGGTGTATCCACTGCTACTGCTGCGACGACGACCTCTCTCATTCTGACGATCGGCAAGCTCAACTACACGCTAAATGGGATTACCAAGACGGGTGACCAGGCCCCGGAGATTACGGATTCGCGCACGTTCGTGCCGATCCGTCTGGTGGGCGAGAGTTTTGGCGCCGACGTCAACTATGACGCCGCCACCAAGACGGTAGGCGTCCTCCTCGGCGCTACGCAGTTCGAGTTCGTCATTG
This window contains:
- a CDS encoding bifunctional metallophosphatase/5'-nucleotidase: MGITKRFTILHSNDMHGDFLAEMRGEEGHLIGGLSLLSGYINQVRNEEKNVLYCIAGDMVQGSLIDAEYKGISTIEIMNYLAPDVATLGNHEFDYGLPHLLFLEKMANFPIVNANLYITQYNKRLFRPYVVKNVDGFDILFIGIITEKVIDMLKTDNMLSSFITLQEAASEVGKICNAYKTDDIDLTVLLTHIGFESDKELAGLLDPAWGVDIIIGGHSHTILEQPAIVNNVLITQAGTGTDQIGRFDVTVDDDTNSIVDWTWKLVPIDSAHCQPDEQLTAFIDGFKDVVDKKYGSIISKFPRTLTHPERTRETELGNLFADAIQQKTSVDVAFVGSGSIRKTELGPVVTLGDYLALFPYDDSVTRFTVTGAQLRHAFAGFMRPENRNGEGEYYQVNRGVKAIYDLVKHELVSLTLNGIPVDDSSRYSICLQGYHYKNSTVGLQLTGAELAQLEQPHLLATSGRDVVEEYLRNHQNLQAEVEGRLQYL